One window from the genome of Lentibacillus daqui encodes:
- a CDS encoding DUF4274 domain-containing protein, whose protein sequence is MNKQDINLLEQLLYNTDENDVIIQLGNIDNPLILHFFAANYNWNNGFNVPMAILENENCDLGTGLLMFHYADGYRLLENPDEVLNSSSKEWKNFLSKVYNKLKDLEFKSRNISFDPGLTRVQKFKLKKNKPDIPNIFINSSPGNLVHIPQI, encoded by the coding sequence ATGAATAAGCAAGATATTAATCTACTTGAACAGCTGCTTTATAATACAGATGAGAATGATGTAATTATCCAGTTAGGTAATATAGATAACCCTTTAATACTTCATTTTTTTGCAGCAAACTATAATTGGAACAATGGATTTAATGTACCAATGGCAATTCTTGAAAATGAAAATTGTGATTTGGGAACTGGGTTATTAATGTTCCATTATGCAGATGGATATCGTTTGCTGGAAAACCCGGATGAAGTTTTAAATTCTTCGTCAAAGGAATGGAAGAATTTCTTATCCAAAGTCTATAACAAACTTAAAGATCTTGAATTCAAATCGCGGAATATTTCTTTTGATCCAGGGCTAACAAGGGTCCAAAAATTTAAGTTGAAAAAGAATAAACCTGATATCCCTAATATTTTTATTAATAGCTCACCAGGAAATTTGGTTCATATTCCTCAAATATGA
- a CDS encoding IS256 family transposase — translation MSQSINQDDFMNQLDGLVRDFVKEQLETIMEEERKQFFEEEHPELTQIKNGYYQRSLDTKHGHIDDLSVPRDRDGAFHTELFDPYQRRDQWVGETVTRMYQKGVSTREIGQMIEHMLGSSYSAATVSNITEATLENIEAWQKRPLNKRYSVLYLDGTYLKLRRDDVANEVVYIVIGVNEDGYREILGFYVGGKESSLGWKEILKDLYERGAQEVLLGVFDGLPGLETAMKEVYPKADVQRCVVHKVRNALNAVRKKDQTAVAEALKPIYEASTKAEAKERFQAFKEDWESKYSKVVKTWEEDLDVLLTFLDYPSSIQRVIYTTNIIERTMKEIKKRTKTMNSLPSEQATEKIVYLQVTDYNERWGERKLRGFATAYQALQDMFEERYGE, via the coding sequence ATGTCTCAAAGTATAAACCAAGATGACTTTATGAATCAACTAGATGGACTTGTACGCGATTTTGTCAAAGAACAGTTGGAAACCATTATGGAAGAGGAAAGAAAACAATTCTTTGAGGAAGAACATCCGGAGTTAACACAAATAAAAAACGGCTATTATCAACGCAGTCTGGATACCAAGCATGGACATATTGATGATTTGTCTGTTCCCCGGGATCGCGACGGAGCATTTCATACGGAATTATTTGATCCCTATCAGCGTCGTGATCAATGGGTTGGTGAAACTGTAACACGTATGTATCAAAAAGGAGTCAGCACACGTGAAATCGGGCAAATGATTGAACATATGCTGGGTTCATCCTACTCAGCTGCAACGGTGAGCAATATCACAGAAGCAACGTTAGAGAATATAGAAGCATGGCAAAAGCGTCCGCTAAACAAGCGTTACTCCGTGCTCTATCTCGATGGAACCTATTTGAAGTTACGCCGGGATGATGTCGCCAATGAAGTGGTCTATATCGTCATTGGTGTGAATGAGGACGGCTATCGTGAAATTTTAGGATTTTATGTAGGCGGAAAGGAAAGTTCCCTGGGATGGAAAGAAATCTTGAAGGATTTATATGAACGTGGAGCTCAAGAAGTATTGCTTGGCGTGTTTGATGGGCTTCCTGGCTTGGAGACAGCGATGAAAGAAGTGTATCCCAAAGCGGATGTCCAGCGTTGTGTCGTGCATAAAGTTCGCAATGCGTTAAATGCCGTTCGTAAAAAGGATCAGACAGCCGTTGCAGAAGCTTTAAAACCCATTTATGAGGCAAGTACAAAAGCAGAAGCAAAAGAACGATTTCAAGCGTTTAAAGAAGACTGGGAAAGCAAATATTCTAAAGTCGTCAAGACTTGGGAAGAAGATTTGGATGTTCTCCTTACCTTTTTGGATTACCCTTCTTCTATACAGCGTGTCATCTATACGACAAATATCATCGAAAGAACCATGAAAGAAATCAAGAAGCGTACGAAAACGATGAATAGCTTACCAAGTGAACAAGCAACGGAAAAAATCGTGTACCTTCAAGTAACAGATTATAACGAACGATGGGGAGAACGTAAGTTAAGAGGATTCGCAACCGCTTATCAAGCATTACAAGATATGTTTGAAGAACGCTACGGGGAATAG
- a CDS encoding MFS transporter has product MDKRVYLLMVVSFVVGMVELIIGGILDLIAADLNVSLGQAGYLITIFSLIFAIASPTLLILTAGVERKRLTIISLFVFLIGNIITVFSPSYTVLFIGRVVSATSGALLIILCLTMAPSIVDPKYRGRAIGIVSMGVSASIVLGLPIGLILGNLFGWRAPFVLITVLTVLSIVFLHFFMDRVAPKPSVPLGKQLATLKNRKILFGQSTTFLFLAGHTVLYAYLTPFVKTTLGLEGSWISIIYLLFGIAAVSGGGIGGTLADMIGAKQTILISVTVFGIAIIAIPFTTFYLPLFLIVMIVWGAMNWAISPAMQSYLMNTSPETSDVQQGLNNSALHLGIAVGSFIGGLVIEQASIEYNPFVGALLVLFALATALISMYDEFHFFSKSKYKRRRA; this is encoded by the coding sequence ATGGATAAGCGAGTTTATTTATTGATGGTCGTCTCATTTGTCGTAGGGATGGTTGAATTAATTATCGGAGGAATTTTGGATTTAATTGCGGCGGATTTAAACGTCAGCCTCGGACAAGCGGGGTATTTGATCACTATTTTCTCATTGATTTTTGCCATAGCTTCCCCTACCTTACTCATCCTCACCGCCGGGGTAGAACGAAAGCGGCTGACCATCATATCGTTGTTTGTATTTTTAATCGGAAATATCATTACAGTATTTAGCCCTTCATATACAGTACTTTTTATTGGACGTGTCGTGTCAGCAACAAGTGGTGCACTATTAATCATCTTATGTTTGACAATGGCTCCGAGCATTGTCGATCCGAAATACCGCGGACGAGCAATTGGCATTGTTTCCATGGGGGTTAGTGCATCCATTGTTTTAGGGCTTCCCATTGGTTTGATATTGGGAAATCTGTTTGGCTGGCGGGCACCATTTGTGCTTATCACAGTTTTAACGGTGCTTTCCATTGTCTTTCTCCATTTTTTCATGGATCGTGTGGCACCAAAACCATCTGTACCACTTGGAAAACAGCTGGCAACACTTAAAAACCGAAAAATACTTTTTGGCCAATCAACCACGTTCCTGTTTTTAGCGGGACACACCGTCTTGTATGCTTATCTAACACCATTTGTCAAGACGACACTCGGACTGGAAGGATCCTGGATCAGTATCATTTATCTCTTATTTGGAATTGCAGCAGTCAGTGGTGGCGGAATTGGCGGAACATTGGCTGACATGATTGGGGCCAAACAAACGATACTCATATCGGTTACTGTGTTCGGTATCGCGATTATAGCCATCCCTTTTACAACGTTTTATTTGCCGCTATTTTTGATTGTTATGATCGTATGGGGCGCGATGAATTGGGCAATCTCACCAGCCATGCAGAGCTATCTAATGAACACTTCCCCGGAAACATCTGATGTTCAACAAGGTTTAAACAATTCTGCCTTACATCTTGGCATTGCGGTTGGATCCTTCATTGGTGGATTGGTTATTGAACAGGCATCCATTGAATATAATCCGTTTGTTGGTGCCCTGCTGGTTCTTTTTGCCTTGGCAACCGCGCTTATTTCGATGTATGATGAGTTTCACTTTTTCAGTAAAAGCAAGTATAAAAGGAGACGGGCTTGA
- a CDS encoding GntR family transcriptional regulator, with the protein MYIKLDFESNEPIYTQLKHQIIAGIAKKELLPGEDLPSVRAMAADIGINLHTVNKAYQQLKQEGFILIHRQKGVVINPDGVPPADEDYRNGVKDTLHPLIAESICRGITKQEFIKFCDQLFTEFAKKER; encoded by the coding sequence GTGTATATTAAATTAGATTTTGAATCAAATGAACCAATCTACACGCAGTTAAAGCATCAAATAATAGCTGGTATTGCTAAAAAGGAATTACTTCCAGGTGAGGATTTGCCTTCTGTTCGAGCGATGGCGGCAGATATTGGAATAAACTTGCATACGGTAAATAAAGCATATCAGCAATTGAAGCAGGAAGGGTTTATTTTGATCCACCGGCAGAAAGGTGTGGTGATCAATCCTGATGGCGTTCCACCGGCAGATGAAGATTATCGCAACGGGGTAAAAGACACGTTGCACCCTTTGATTGCTGAATCCATTTGTCGCGGAATAACCAAACAGGAATTTATTAAGTTTTGTGATCAATTATTTACAGAATTTGCGAAAAAGGAAAGGTGA
- a CDS encoding DUF1648 domain-containing protein produces the protein MNVEVFLLIVMMVPVFLSLMFIPYWTRKTESFGVSIPEEVYFHPEIHSMRKQYVWWMGIVGVITVGVFWLLSETVANKESTISISFSIIIIAYLVISFIIYLYFHRKMKSYKQAAKWSEEQSQLVVVDTGFRNQKLTYSNIWFVIPFAITILTMIVSLTSYQQIPQQIPMQYNFSGEVTNYAEKTYRSVLLMPVMQMYLILLFLFINTIIAKAKQQISAGNPEKSKQQNLQFRRRWSAFTILTGIALILMLSFIQMPFIYNIDQQILMVISLVIISVIIVGSIVLSITTGQGGSRVNVHMGDKGEVIDRDDDRYWKLGILYFNRKDPSLFLEKRFGVGWTNNWAHPLSWIILLIIIGLAISIPILLGV, from the coding sequence ATGAACGTGGAAGTATTTTTACTCATCGTTATGATGGTTCCTGTTTTTCTTTCATTGATGTTCATTCCATACTGGACCAGAAAAACAGAAAGCTTTGGTGTTTCGATTCCCGAGGAGGTATACTTTCATCCTGAAATCCATTCGATGCGTAAACAATATGTATGGTGGATGGGAATAGTCGGTGTAATTACAGTGGGGGTTTTTTGGCTGCTTTCAGAAACAGTGGCAAATAAAGAAAGCACCATTAGTATTTCCTTCAGCATCATTATAATAGCATATCTTGTGATCAGTTTTATTATTTATCTATATTTTCACAGGAAGATGAAAAGTTATAAACAAGCGGCAAAGTGGTCCGAGGAACAGTCACAACTTGTGGTGGTAGATACTGGATTTCGAAACCAAAAGCTAACGTATTCCAATATTTGGTTTGTCATTCCGTTTGCGATTACAATTTTGACGATGATCGTCAGTTTAACATCGTATCAGCAAATTCCGCAGCAAATTCCAATGCAATATAATTTTTCCGGTGAAGTCACCAATTATGCCGAGAAAACGTATCGTTCAGTGTTATTAATGCCTGTCATGCAGATGTATTTAATCTTGCTTTTTCTTTTCATCAATACCATTATTGCAAAAGCAAAACAGCAAATTAGCGCAGGAAATCCGGAAAAATCGAAGCAGCAAAATTTACAATTCAGGCGAAGATGGTCTGCCTTCACGATATTAACCGGAATTGCCCTGATACTCATGTTGTCATTCATCCAAATGCCCTTCATTTATAATATCGATCAACAGATTCTAATGGTTATTTCACTTGTGATTATATCAGTAATTATCGTTGGATCCATTGTGTTATCAATTACGACCGGGCAAGGTGGTAGCAGAGTAAACGTGCATATGGGAGACAAGGGCGAGGTGATTGATCGTGATGATGACCGCTACTGGAAATTGGGGATACTCTATTTTAATAGGAAAGATCCGTCGTTATTTTTGGAAAAGCGATTTGGTGTTGGCTGGACAAATAATTGGGCCCATCCGTTATCGTGGATTATCTTGCTTATAATTATTGGATTAGCAATTAGCATACCGATTTTGCTTGGGGTATAA
- a CDS encoding MFS transporter: MFLRLLKRVDFRNFFFSEIIYAFGIGMGTVGANWYLMEQTSSIIAVGIMLSLNVIAGFLISPLTGILTDKFKRKQIILFTYLIQSIAITVIAMMLLTNGFHIGYMYLFSIVNGMGWTTYMSTSRSLLQELLSGDEIVHGNSLVEICLQVGMFTAGGVSGVFYEYLGFGNMLIFNAIMFLLSSIFIFQVKYNSIIENTEESFYSNFKSGIKFLKGRPKIFFFGFASIIPLVATMMYNVVLPGYVSDTLQSSSIAFSFSDMFYGIGGFLSGFVAAPIAKKVSKNGAVTLFFLVSITTLIAFAFNNYVIILFLGSLLFGLCNSSLRIVMNTILMETVPKAFMGRAMSIWMSISLLLQAIASPSLGMIIDNYSARMGLISLGLFMISGIVIHRLIIIFSTNAKSIESKDMGA, from the coding sequence ATGTTTCTCAGGCTACTAAAACGAGTGGATTTTCGTAACTTTTTCTTTTCTGAAATCATTTATGCGTTCGGAATTGGTATGGGCACAGTAGGAGCTAACTGGTATCTAATGGAACAGACCAGCTCTATTATAGCAGTAGGGATTATGCTTTCGTTAAATGTAATAGCAGGGTTCCTTATATCACCACTTACTGGAATATTAACGGACAAATTTAAAAGGAAACAAATTATTTTATTTACGTATTTAATTCAATCCATAGCTATAACAGTTATCGCTATGATGCTATTAACAAATGGATTTCATATAGGATATATGTATCTTTTCTCTATCGTAAATGGTATGGGCTGGACAACATATATGTCTACATCTAGAAGTTTGTTACAGGAACTTCTTTCGGGCGATGAAATAGTTCATGGAAATTCTTTAGTCGAAATTTGTTTACAAGTAGGTATGTTTACAGCAGGTGGAGTTTCCGGTGTATTTTATGAATACTTAGGTTTTGGAAACATGCTGATTTTTAATGCGATTATGTTCTTACTTAGTAGCATTTTCATCTTTCAAGTTAAATACAACTCTATTATTGAAAACACTGAGGAATCCTTTTATTCAAATTTTAAAAGTGGGATAAAGTTCCTTAAAGGCAGACCGAAAATTTTCTTTTTTGGTTTCGCCTCAATTATCCCATTGGTAGCGACCATGATGTATAACGTTGTACTTCCAGGTTATGTTAGCGATACGTTACAAAGTAGTTCAATTGCATTTAGTTTTTCGGATATGTTTTATGGAATTGGAGGATTTTTATCTGGTTTTGTTGCAGCTCCAATCGCTAAAAAAGTATCAAAGAATGGAGCAGTAACTCTTTTTTTCTTGGTATCTATTACAACGTTGATAGCATTTGCATTTAATAACTATGTAATTATTTTGTTTTTAGGCAGTCTATTATTCGGTTTATGTAACTCATCACTAAGAATTGTAATGAATACAATCCTTATGGAAACTGTACCTAAAGCTTTTATGGGTAGAGCTATGTCAATCTGGATGTCTATATCACTACTATTACAGGCGATTGCTTCTCCATCACTAGGCATGATTATTGACAATTATTCCGCCAGAATGGGATTAATATCTTTAGGATTATTCATGATTTCTGGAATTGTAATACATCGGCTTATAATTATTTTTAGCACCAACGCTAAGTCAATTGAGAGCAAAGACATGGGAGCGTAA
- a CDS encoding flavodoxin family protein, with product MTIAVIYGGTRQDGNTEILTEQAIRGLSVERIHLKDYEIKPIEDLRHSKGGFQEVNDDYNAIIDRILPHDILIFATPIYWFSMSGMMKNFIDRWSQTLKDLNYPDFKIIMSSKKAYVIAVGGDKPSLKGLPLIQQFQYIFNFIGITFDGYILAKGNRPGEIHRDEEAFESAELMNKKFISKMASF from the coding sequence ATGACTATTGCAGTAATTTATGGAGGGACTCGCCAAGACGGCAATACAGAAATTCTAACTGAACAGGCAATACGCGGGTTATCTGTAGAAAGAATACATTTAAAAGACTACGAAATAAAACCTATTGAAGATTTGCGTCATTCCAAAGGTGGGTTTCAGGAAGTAAATGATGATTATAACGCAATTATTGACCGCATTCTGCCCCATGATATTCTAATATTTGCTACACCGATTTATTGGTTTAGCATGTCGGGAATGATGAAAAATTTTATTGATCGCTGGTCACAAACACTAAAGGACTTAAATTATCCTGATTTTAAAATTATCATGTCTTCTAAGAAAGCATATGTAATTGCGGTTGGTGGGGATAAGCCATCTTTGAAAGGTCTTCCATTGATCCAGCAATTTCAATATATCTTTAATTTTATTGGAATTACATTTGATGGATATATCCTTGCTAAAGGAAACAGACCTGGAGAAATACACCGTGATGAAGAAGCTTTTGAGTCAGCTGAATTAATGAACAAAAAATTTATATCTAAAATGGCATCTTTTTAA
- a CDS encoding LysR family transcriptional regulator produces MELKQLITFKVASENLNFTRTAKMLNFAQSSITSQIKTLETELGKPLFERLGKRLILTEAGRQFKKYADKMIQLSEEAKETIDGVEDPVGTLTIGAQESQCTYRLPPILKEFKAQFPRVKLIFKPAHSDEKAREQLMDGLLDIAFITDVSRPVDAFKMESLTQENIKMVVSPDHPLLTKSEVYPEDLEHETLLLTETGCSYRNILEESFRMAGIYPKNKLEFVSIEAIKQCVIAGLGIAVLPAMVVEADVIKGEMKELEWNHFKTPIFTKIAWHKDKWMTPPLEAFIELSRRTFKEVKN; encoded by the coding sequence TTGGAGTTAAAACAACTGATTACCTTTAAAGTGGCTAGTGAAAACCTAAACTTTACCCGAACAGCTAAGATGTTGAATTTCGCTCAATCAAGTATAACTTCCCAAATAAAGACTCTTGAAACAGAACTTGGAAAACCGTTGTTTGAACGTTTGGGAAAACGTTTGATTCTGACAGAAGCTGGGCGTCAATTTAAAAAATACGCTGATAAAATGATACAGCTCTCTGAGGAGGCAAAGGAGACTATTGATGGAGTTGAGGACCCTGTGGGAACCCTTACTATTGGAGCACAGGAAAGTCAATGTACGTATCGTCTTCCACCAATCCTAAAAGAGTTTAAAGCTCAGTTCCCTCGAGTTAAACTCATATTTAAACCAGCGCATTCCGACGAAAAAGCTAGAGAACAGCTGATGGATGGTTTGCTCGATATTGCTTTCATTACGGATGTATCCAGGCCAGTAGATGCTTTCAAAATGGAGTCCCTTACCCAAGAAAATATAAAAATGGTTGTTTCTCCAGACCATCCATTACTTACAAAATCAGAAGTTTATCCAGAAGACCTCGAACATGAAACGCTATTGCTTACCGAAACCGGATGTTCTTACCGCAATATTTTGGAAGAAAGCTTTCGTATGGCTGGAATTTACCCGAAAAACAAATTGGAATTCGTCAGTATAGAAGCGATCAAACAATGTGTGATTGCAGGGCTTGGTATCGCTGTATTACCAGCGATGGTGGTAGAAGCTGATGTTATTAAAGGAGAAATGAAGGAACTGGAATGGAATCATTTCAAAACTCCTATTTTTACCAAAATTGCCTGGCATAAGGATAAATGGATGACACCGCCGTTAGAAGCCTTTATCGAGTTATCTAGAAGAACTTTTAAAGAAGTTAAAAATTAA
- a CDS encoding AI-2E family transporter, with product MKTMSRFMKFIGGRDLIYGLILLILIGITIGIYYKIQFIFHPVAVILSTVVPPIILAFIAYYLLNPIVNLLERIHIRRIWGIIIIILALIGVVTGIVLLSAPAVSIQVKDMAKSLPEYLKQMGTGIESWVRHSFLAPYYDEAHQWVTQNLNDIPNKISSYLGGAVEGLRNVASTVTNIVVAIFTFPFVLFFLLKDGKKFRTYCLKLLPPSFRRDANEIIKNMDVQVGSYIQGQIIVATCIGILLYTGYLIIGLEYAITLAILAAVLSVVPYLGPIIAISPAIIIAIVDSPFMLLKLAAVWAVVQFLEGHFISPNIMGRTMKIHPLTIIFVLLCAGNLFGIVGVILGIPGYAILKVIVSYLFHKFKHRYDRYYGEDHGFYEANPPRD from the coding sequence ATGAAAACAATGAGTCGGTTTATGAAATTTATTGGCGGTCGTGATCTAATTTACGGGTTAATCCTGTTAATATTAATTGGCATTACGATTGGCATCTATTATAAAATACAATTTATTTTCCACCCGGTAGCTGTCATTCTTTCTACCGTCGTGCCTCCAATTATCCTGGCCTTTATTGCCTACTATTTGCTAAATCCGATCGTTAACTTGTTGGAACGGATTCACATCAGGCGAATTTGGGGCATTATCATTATTATTTTAGCATTAATTGGCGTTGTAACCGGGATTGTCCTGCTTTCCGCCCCAGCAGTAAGTATACAGGTAAAAGATATGGCAAAGAGCCTGCCGGAATATCTAAAACAAATGGGAACGGGAATCGAATCGTGGGTTCGCCACTCGTTTTTGGCACCGTACTATGATGAGGCCCACCAGTGGGTAACCCAGAATTTAAACGATATTCCGAATAAGATAAGCAGCTATTTGGGTGGTGCGGTAGAAGGTTTACGAAATGTTGCCAGTACAGTAACGAACATCGTAGTTGCCATTTTTACATTTCCGTTTGTCTTATTCTTTTTACTTAAGGATGGAAAAAAGTTTCGAACCTATTGTTTGAAATTATTGCCACCTTCATTCAGACGTGATGCAAATGAGATTATCAAAAATATGGATGTGCAGGTTGGATCATATATCCAGGGTCAGATCATTGTTGCAACCTGTATTGGCATCCTGTTGTACACCGGTTATTTAATTATCGGATTGGAATACGCGATTACCCTTGCGATTCTTGCGGCAGTACTTAGTGTTGTACCGTATCTTGGCCCAATCATTGCTATCTCACCGGCGATTATTATTGCTATTGTGGATTCACCATTTATGTTATTAAAGCTTGCAGCTGTCTGGGCAGTTGTGCAATTTTTGGAAGGTCATTTTATTTCGCCAAATATTATGGGACGGACAATGAAGATCCATCCATTAACGATTATCTTTGTATTGCTTTGCGCGGGGAATTTGTTCGGAATCGTTGGCGTTATCCTTGGTATTCCTGGTTACGCTATTTTAAAAGTTATCGTTAGTTATCTATTCCATAAGTTCAAACACCGTTATGACCGCTATTATGGTGAAGATCACGGTTTTTACGAAGCAAATCCACCCCGAGATTAA
- a CDS encoding DUF3219 family protein — protein sequence MEEVMINDVTIQTDSFYSEMVTDDTIGKILHKIGFEFKVKSEEYHDITTLLYANDFRVKVPGKGLDFPATIHSYSTSITNLYQENAVGDFKLELIEKV from the coding sequence ATGGAGGAAGTAATGATCAATGATGTAACCATTCAGACCGACAGTTTTTACAGTGAAATGGTTACTGATGATACAATTGGTAAGATACTGCATAAAATTGGTTTTGAATTTAAGGTGAAAAGCGAGGAATACCATGACATAACTACGCTGTTATATGCCAATGATTTTCGTGTAAAAGTTCCCGGGAAAGGATTAGATTTTCCGGCAACCATTCATTCGTATTCGACGTCAATTACCAATTTATATCAGGAAAATGCTGTGGGCGATTTTAAACTTGAATTAATCGAGAAGGTGTAG
- a CDS encoding UPF0158 family protein: protein MRLAYDIVEDADKYIELPTPHDIDEYDMVENFCFTVKIKKKKEILLKAIRGKGAFGRFRHHIADLDLEQDWYMFRDQSYKQIAIDFCEMNGLEYVE from the coding sequence ATGAGACTTGCCTATGATATTGTTGAAGATGCCGATAAGTATATTGAGTTACCAACGCCACATGATATTGACGAATATGACATGGTAGAGAATTTCTGTTTTACGGTTAAAATTAAAAAGAAGAAGGAGATTTTATTAAAGGCTATCCGTGGTAAAGGCGCCTTTGGAAGATTTAGGCATCATATTGCTGATCTGGATCTGGAACAAGATTGGTATATGTTTCGGGATCAAAGCTATAAACAAATTGCGATTGATTTTTGTGAAATGAATGGCTTGGAATATGTAGAGTGA
- a CDS encoding phytoene/squalene synthase family protein, which translates to MHMLKLTSRTFYIPISLLKPQLKKTVGSAYLCMRAVDEIEDHEELDSVTKQHLLRSTSQLLQHDFDSGSYQQLIEPYTNQLPEVTLRLGDWINVCPSDIVEKVKQSTSIMADGMADWAEKGWMIKNKDDLDDYTYYVAGLVGVMLSDIWEWYDGTTTDRDLAIGYGRGLQAVNILRNQDEDKERGVHFVPDGWSREDLFNYTEKNLALADEYMKDITTRNILLFCRIPLALAKQTIKALQQGREKISRGEVETIVKKIKEK; encoded by the coding sequence ATGCACATGTTAAAGCTAACCAGTAGAACCTTTTACATACCCATCAGTTTGTTGAAGCCCCAATTGAAGAAAACGGTAGGCTCTGCTTATTTATGTATGCGAGCAGTTGATGAAATTGAAGACCATGAAGAGCTGGATTCAGTGACCAAGCAGCACCTTTTGCGATCTACAAGTCAATTATTGCAACACGATTTTGACAGCGGTTCCTACCAGCAATTAATCGAACCTTATACGAACCAATTACCCGAAGTAACGTTGCGTCTGGGCGATTGGATTAACGTTTGCCCTTCAGATATCGTCGAAAAGGTCAAACAATCAACAAGTATCATGGCAGATGGAATGGCTGATTGGGCGGAAAAAGGCTGGATGATTAAAAATAAAGATGATTTGGATGACTATACTTACTATGTTGCCGGGCTGGTTGGTGTGATGCTTTCTGATATATGGGAATGGTATGACGGGACAACAACCGACCGGGATTTGGCAATCGGCTATGGACGAGGTTTGCAAGCTGTCAATATTTTGCGCAATCAGGACGAGGACAAGGAACGTGGTGTACATTTCGTTCCGGATGGCTGGTCAAGGGAAGACTTATTCAACTACACGGAAAAAAACCTCGCACTTGCGGATGAATATATGAAGGATATTACTACCCGAAACATCTTGTTATTTTGTCGAATTCCACTTGCTTTGGCAAAACAAACGATAAAGGCATTACAACAAGGCCGGGAAAAAATCTCACGCGGTGAGGTTGAAACAATTGTTAAGAAAATAAAAGAAAAGTAA